One genomic segment of Aquamicrobium lusatiense includes these proteins:
- a CDS encoding acyl carrier protein, with protein sequence MSTTFDKVAKIIAETSEIDLDTITPESHTIDDLGIDSLDFLDIVFAIDKEFGIKVPLEKWTQEVNDGKASTDEYFVMKNLCAKIDGLIAAKGA encoded by the coding sequence TTGTCCACCACGTTCGATAAAGTCGCCAAGATCATTGCAGAGACCAGCGAAATCGATCTCGACACCATCACCCCCGAAAGCCACACCATCGACGATCTCGGCATCGACAGCCTCGACTTCCTCGACATCGTGTTCGCCATCGACAAGGAATTCGGCATCAAGGTTCCGCTCGAGAAGTGGACCCAGGAGGTCAACGACGGCAAGGCCTCGACCGACGAGTATTTCGTCATGAAGAATCTCTGCGCCAAGATTGACGGGCTGATCGCCGCCAAGGGCGCCTGA
- a CDS encoding NAD-dependent succinate-semialdehyde dehydrogenase, with protein sequence MLQKTSHFMKQANLINGEWVQADSGQTIDVINPATGLKIGTVPKSGAAETRRAIAAAQEAFLSFRKTSALERSKLLRKLHDAIMDNQDALAELLTMEQGKSLTEAKGEVGSSAAYVLWFAEEARRAYGDVVPSPWADRRVLVTKEPVGVIAAITPWNFPSSMLSRKLGPALAAGCTAVVKPASQTPYSGLAWGALCEEVGFPKGVVNIVTGSAGAIGDEICANPLVKKLTFTGSTEVGKMLIEKCASTVKKVSMELGGNAPFLVFDDADLDRAVQGAIAAKFRNSGQTCVCTNRFFVQAGIYDAFVEKLAEASAALKVGSGLDEGVQQGPLIDVNAVEKVEEFIEDAVAKGGKVVTGGKRHELGGSFFQPTVVSGATPQMKFMKEEIFGPLAPVFKFGSEEEAVALANDTEFGLACYFYTGDLGRAFRVMEGLKYGMVGVNEGIITTPEAPFGGVKESGLGREGGHQGMDDYLDTKYVCIGGLGL encoded by the coding sequence ATGCTCCAGAAGACCAGCCATTTCATGAAGCAGGCCAATCTCATCAACGGAGAATGGGTGCAGGCGGATTCCGGCCAGACCATCGATGTGATCAACCCGGCCACCGGTCTCAAGATCGGCACCGTGCCGAAATCGGGCGCAGCCGAAACCCGCCGCGCCATCGCTGCGGCGCAGGAAGCGTTCCTGTCGTTCCGCAAGACCTCGGCGCTGGAGCGCTCCAAACTGCTGCGCAAGCTGCACGACGCCATCATGGACAACCAGGATGCGCTGGCCGAGCTGCTCACCATGGAGCAGGGCAAGTCGCTGACCGAGGCGAAGGGCGAAGTGGGCTCCTCCGCCGCCTATGTGCTGTGGTTCGCCGAAGAGGCACGTCGCGCCTATGGCGATGTGGTGCCTTCGCCGTGGGCGGATCGTCGCGTGCTGGTGACGAAGGAGCCCGTCGGCGTCATCGCAGCCATTACGCCGTGGAACTTCCCGTCCTCCATGCTGTCGCGCAAGCTTGGCCCTGCGCTTGCCGCCGGCTGCACGGCAGTCGTCAAGCCGGCTTCCCAGACGCCTTACTCCGGCCTCGCCTGGGGCGCGCTGTGCGAGGAAGTGGGCTTTCCCAAGGGCGTGGTCAACATCGTGACCGGCTCGGCCGGCGCCATCGGCGATGAGATCTGCGCCAACCCGCTGGTCAAGAAGCTGACCTTCACCGGCTCGACCGAGGTCGGCAAGATGCTGATCGAAAAATGCGCCTCGACGGTGAAGAAGGTGTCGATGGAACTCGGCGGCAACGCGCCGTTCCTGGTGTTCGACGATGCCGATCTGGACCGTGCGGTGCAGGGCGCGATCGCGGCCAAGTTCCGCAACTCGGGTCAGACCTGCGTGTGCACCAACCGCTTCTTCGTGCAGGCCGGCATCTACGACGCTTTCGTGGAAAAGCTTGCCGAAGCTTCGGCCGCGCTCAAGGTCGGCTCGGGGCTTGACGAGGGTGTGCAGCAGGGGCCGCTGATCGACGTCAATGCGGTCGAGAAGGTTGAGGAATTCATCGAGGACGCGGTTGCCAAGGGCGGCAAGGTCGTCACCGGCGGCAAGCGCCATGAACTGGGCGGCTCTTTCTTCCAGCCGACCGTGGTGTCTGGCGCTACCCCGCAGATGAAGTTCATGAAGGAAGAAATCTTTGGGCCGCTGGCGCCGGTGTTCAAGTTCGGGAGTGAGGAAGAAGCGGTCGCGCTCGCCAACGACACCGAGTTCGGCCTTGCCTGCTATTTCTACACCGGTGATCTGGGCCGTGCCTTCCGCGTGATGGAAGGCCTGAAATACGGCATGGTCGGTGTCAATGAAGGCATCATCACCACGCCGGAAGCGCCGTTCGGCGGTGTCAAGGAATCCGGCCTTGGCCGCGAGGGCGGCCATCAGGGCATGGACGACTATCTCGACACGAAATATGTCTGCATCGGCGGACTGGGGCTTTAA
- a CDS encoding AEC family transporter — MSQLIETILYVFGLVAIGYVAAWSNYLKAGAGEMLGQFAVGVAMPVLLFRTLSKVDFHGAAPWLLWVVYFSAIALTWTSGHLIMTRWLGRDARVGVIGGVSSSFSNLVLLGIPLISGIFGQPGTDVISLLIAVHLPVMMMASIILFELFGEGDGELHPARVLRSFLGRLFANPLIVGILSGLAWRFTGWELPSVAGRLVDAFADIAGPIALFSMGAGLKAFGISGNLRPALALSAVKLVLMPGLALIFAILFGLPPLAAKVAVVAASLPAGVNSYLIATQFGTGQGLASNQMTLSTLMAVMTTSAWLLVVGCIFG; from the coding sequence ATGTCGCAACTGATAGAGACCATTCTTTATGTCTTCGGTCTCGTCGCAATTGGATATGTCGCCGCCTGGAGCAATTACCTCAAGGCTGGTGCCGGCGAAATGCTTGGCCAGTTCGCGGTGGGCGTCGCCATGCCCGTTCTGCTGTTCCGCACGCTGTCGAAAGTGGATTTTCATGGCGCCGCGCCATGGCTGCTGTGGGTCGTCTATTTCAGCGCCATTGCCCTTACCTGGACGAGTGGCCATCTGATCATGACGCGCTGGCTGGGCAGGGATGCGCGCGTCGGCGTTATCGGTGGCGTCTCATCTTCCTTTTCCAATCTCGTTCTGCTGGGAATTCCGCTGATTTCCGGCATCTTCGGCCAGCCGGGAACCGATGTGATCTCGCTTCTGATCGCCGTGCATCTGCCGGTCATGATGATGGCTTCGATCATTCTGTTCGAGCTGTTCGGGGAGGGCGATGGTGAATTGCACCCGGCGCGCGTCCTGCGCAGCTTTCTCGGCCGGCTGTTTGCAAACCCGCTGATCGTGGGAATACTTTCAGGCTTGGCATGGCGCTTTACCGGCTGGGAGTTGCCATCCGTCGCCGGGCGGCTGGTCGATGCCTTTGCCGATATAGCGGGCCCGATAGCGCTGTTTTCCATGGGCGCCGGGCTGAAAGCATTCGGCATTTCCGGCAATCTGCGTCCCGCACTGGCCTTGTCGGCCGTCAAGCTGGTGCTGATGCCGGGACTGGCGCTCATATTCGCAATTCTGTTCGGCCTGCCGCCCCTTGCGGCGAAAGTGGCGGTGGTGGCTGCTTCGTTGCCTGCAGGCGTGAACTCCTATCTGATCGCGACGCAGTTCGGCACGGGACAGGGGCTGGCCTCGAACCAGATGACGCTGTCGACGCTCATGGCGGTGATGACGACGTCTGCATGGCTGCTGGTGGTGGGCTGCATATTCGGATGA
- the putA gene encoding bifunctional proline dehydrogenase/L-glutamate gamma-semialdehyde dehydrogenase PutA: protein MPTLAPIRQQIRANYLPDEDAAVKRLVEAIALSPEERVAITRRAVDLVKAVRGSSDPRLMEVFLSAYGLSTKEGVALMCLAEALLRVPDAETMDDLIADKIAPHDWSAHSGSSSSIFVNASTWALMLTGRVLEEGESGIEKTLRSMVRRLGEPVIRKAVAAAMREMGEQFVLGRTIAEAMKRGKSMTDKGYLYSFDMLGEAARTEADALRYLKAYADAIAALDTPANGTDIRKNHGISVKLSAIHPRYEVAQRETMLPVMAERLLSLALAAKKANMGLNIDAEEADRLDLSLDVIELVLADERLAGWNGFGVVVQAYGPRCAFAIDWLYALANKLDRNIMVRLVKGAYWDTEIKRAQVMGLPGYPVFTRKANTDVSYMACAKKLLSMTDRIYPQFATHNAHTVAAILSMAPNRECFEFQRLHGMGEQLHEAVRKAEGTRCRIYAPVGAHSDLLAYLVRRLLENGANSSFVHQLTDEAVPPEAIARDPLEIVETQGSAANPNIAKPLAIFGADRRNAKGWDITDVVTLEALEKARAPFAAPHTWQAKPLTRAKGKGSTRDVINPANVGEVVGTVAEAGEAQVKNAVGFAVKAQPEWAARPVAERSAILLRAADLYEAHAGEFFALATREAGKTLADGVAELREAVDFLRYYACEAANVEAAAEARGVIACISPWNFPLAIFTGQIAAALVTGNAVIAKPAEQTPLIAYRAVELLREAGVPEDVIQLLPGDGPSVGGPLTADPRIAGVCFTGSTEVAKLIEKQLAETAATDAMLIAETGGLNAMVVDSTALPEQAVRDILASSFQSAGQRCSALRILYVQKDVEKKVQEMLIGAMNELRLGNPWALSSDVGPLIDAEAQGAIGDYCRDMEARGKVVAKLDAPEGGRFVAPHIISVRGIEEIEREVFGPVLHVATFDADKLDSVIGAINARGYGLTFGLHTRIEGRAQHFVDGIHAGNIYVNRNQIGAVVGSQPFGGEGLSGTGPKAGGPHYLRRFRKAPEAGTVLANARIAVATELKDNLPDPAPGGWSARPDRIAILRKHLRGKGAAAVAASAGLEFGQIDLPGPTGEANTLALVPRGRVLCIGPDADTLLAQAIQALAAGNAVLAVSPDAAAILSALTGKGLPIATLDARADANELSSLPVDVVAFSGGGEEARAIRRALAKRAGPIVPLVTEVIYPAAYAHERAVCVDTTAAGGNASLLASV, encoded by the coding sequence ATGCCGACCCTTGCACCTATTCGCCAGCAGATCCGTGCCAATTATCTCCCCGATGAGGACGCCGCCGTAAAACGGCTGGTCGAAGCGATCGCTCTGTCGCCCGAAGAGCGCGTGGCGATCACCCGGCGTGCCGTGGACCTCGTCAAGGCCGTGCGCGGTTCGTCCGATCCGCGGCTGATGGAGGTCTTTCTCTCAGCCTACGGTCTTTCCACCAAGGAAGGCGTGGCGCTGATGTGTCTGGCCGAGGCGCTGCTGCGCGTGCCGGATGCCGAGACCATGGACGATCTGATCGCCGACAAGATTGCTCCGCATGACTGGTCCGCGCATTCGGGCTCGTCGTCCTCGATCTTCGTCAACGCTTCCACATGGGCATTGATGCTGACCGGGCGGGTTCTGGAAGAGGGTGAGAGCGGCATCGAAAAGACGCTGCGCTCCATGGTCCGCCGTCTGGGAGAGCCCGTCATCCGCAAGGCGGTGGCGGCAGCCATGCGCGAGATGGGCGAGCAGTTCGTGCTCGGCCGCACCATCGCCGAGGCGATGAAGCGCGGCAAGTCGATGACCGACAAGGGCTATCTCTATTCCTTCGACATGCTGGGCGAGGCGGCCCGCACCGAGGCCGACGCCCTGCGCTATCTCAAGGCCTATGCGGATGCCATCGCCGCGCTTGATACGCCAGCCAACGGCACCGACATCCGCAAAAACCACGGCATTTCGGTGAAACTTTCGGCCATTCATCCGCGCTATGAGGTGGCGCAGCGGGAAACCATGCTGCCGGTGATGGCAGAGCGGCTGCTGTCGCTGGCGCTGGCGGCGAAGAAGGCCAATATGGGCCTCAACATCGATGCCGAGGAGGCCGACCGGCTCGACTTGTCGCTTGACGTCATCGAACTGGTGCTGGCCGACGAGCGCCTTGCCGGCTGGAACGGGTTCGGCGTCGTCGTGCAGGCCTACGGCCCGCGCTGCGCCTTCGCCATCGACTGGCTGTATGCGCTGGCCAACAAGCTCGACCGCAACATCATGGTGCGGCTGGTGAAGGGTGCTTACTGGGACACCGAGATCAAGCGCGCGCAGGTCATGGGCCTGCCGGGCTATCCGGTCTTCACGCGCAAGGCCAATACGGACGTTTCCTACATGGCCTGCGCGAAGAAGCTGCTGTCGATGACCGACCGCATCTATCCGCAGTTCGCCACCCACAATGCCCATACGGTTGCGGCGATCCTGTCCATGGCTCCGAACCGGGAGTGCTTCGAGTTCCAGCGCCTGCATGGCATGGGCGAGCAGTTGCATGAGGCCGTGCGCAAGGCCGAGGGCACGCGCTGCCGCATCTATGCGCCGGTCGGCGCGCATTCCGACCTGTTGGCCTATCTGGTGCGCCGCCTGCTGGAAAACGGTGCCAATTCCTCCTTCGTCCACCAGTTGACCGACGAGGCGGTGCCGCCGGAGGCCATCGCCCGCGATCCGCTGGAGATCGTCGAGACGCAAGGATCTGCCGCCAATCCGAACATTGCGAAGCCGTTGGCGATCTTCGGCGCTGATCGCCGCAACGCAAAAGGCTGGGACATCACCGATGTCGTGACGCTGGAGGCGCTCGAGAAGGCGAGAGCGCCTTTCGCGGCCCCGCATACATGGCAGGCGAAGCCGCTGACCCGCGCCAAGGGCAAGGGCAGCACGCGCGACGTCATCAACCCCGCCAATGTCGGGGAAGTGGTTGGCACGGTGGCCGAGGCCGGCGAAGCGCAGGTGAAGAATGCCGTGGGCTTCGCAGTGAAAGCCCAACCCGAATGGGCGGCGCGTCCCGTCGCAGAGCGGTCCGCGATCCTGCTCCGCGCTGCCGATCTTTACGAGGCGCATGCGGGCGAGTTCTTCGCGCTTGCCACCCGCGAGGCCGGCAAGACGCTGGCCGACGGGGTGGCTGAGCTTCGAGAAGCGGTGGATTTCCTGCGCTACTACGCTTGCGAAGCCGCCAATGTCGAAGCCGCGGCAGAGGCGCGCGGCGTGATCGCCTGCATCTCGCCATGGAATTTCCCGCTCGCCATCTTCACTGGTCAGATCGCCGCGGCACTCGTTACCGGCAATGCGGTCATCGCAAAGCCTGCCGAACAGACGCCGCTGATCGCGTATCGCGCCGTGGAACTGCTGCGCGAGGCCGGCGTGCCGGAAGACGTGATCCAGCTCCTGCCCGGCGACGGGCCTTCCGTCGGAGGTCCCCTGACGGCCGATCCTCGAATCGCCGGCGTCTGCTTCACCGGTTCCACCGAGGTCGCGAAGCTGATCGAGAAGCAGCTTGCCGAGACGGCGGCGACCGATGCCATGCTGATCGCCGAGACGGGCGGGCTCAACGCCATGGTGGTCGATTCGACCGCTCTGCCCGAACAGGCGGTGCGCGACATTCTCGCCTCATCCTTCCAGAGCGCCGGCCAGCGCTGCTCGGCGCTGCGCATCCTCTATGTGCAGAAGGATGTCGAGAAGAAGGTGCAGGAAATGCTCATCGGCGCCATGAACGAGCTGCGCCTCGGCAATCCGTGGGCGCTTTCCAGTGATGTCGGGCCGCTGATCGATGCAGAGGCACAGGGCGCGATCGGCGATTACTGCCGGGACATGGAGGCACGTGGCAAGGTGGTCGCGAAGCTTGATGCGCCGGAAGGCGGTCGTTTCGTCGCGCCGCATATCATCTCGGTGCGCGGCATCGAGGAGATCGAACGCGAAGTGTTCGGTCCGGTGCTGCATGTGGCGACATTCGACGCCGACAAGCTCGATTCGGTCATCGGGGCGATCAATGCGCGCGGCTACGGCCTCACCTTTGGCCTGCATACCCGCATCGAAGGTCGCGCCCAGCATTTCGTCGACGGCATCCATGCCGGCAACATCTATGTGAACCGCAACCAGATCGGCGCCGTGGTCGGCTCGCAGCCATTTGGCGGCGAGGGGCTTTCCGGCACCGGCCCCAAGGCCGGCGGTCCGCACTATCTGCGGCGGTTCCGCAAGGCGCCGGAGGCTGGCACTGTGCTTGCCAACGCGCGCATCGCTGTGGCGACCGAGCTGAAGGACAATCTGCCGGATCCAGCACCTGGCGGCTGGTCTGCCCGGCCTGACCGCATCGCCATCCTGCGCAAGCATCTGCGCGGCAAGGGGGCTGCGGCGGTGGCCGCGTCGGCGGGACTGGAATTCGGACAGATCGATCTGCCCGGCCCCACCGGAGAGGCCAACACGCTGGCTCTGGTGCCGCGCGGACGGGTTCTGTGCATTGGTCCCGATGCCGATACGCTGCTGGCGCAGGCCATTCAGGCGCTGGCCGCCGGCAATGCCGTGCTGGCCGTGTCGCCGGATGCCGCTGCCATCCTGTCGGCGCTGACCGGCAAGGGATTGCCGATCGCGACGCTCGATGCGCGCGCCGATGCGAATGAGCTTTCGTCGCTGCCGGTCGATGTCGTGGCTTTCTCCGGCGGCGGGGAGGAGGCGAGGGCCATTCGCCGCGCGCTGGCAAAGCGGGCGGGGCCGATCGTGCCGCTGGTTACGGAGGTCATTTATCCGGCAGCCTATGCGCATGAGCGCGCGGTGTGCGTGGATACGACCGCCGCAGGCGGCAATGCCAGCCTGCTGGCGAGCGTCTGA
- a CDS encoding beta-ketoacyl-ACP synthase: MSARDVVITGIGLVSSLGEGADAHWLKLSAPGTKPVVDSERFAPYTIHPLPEIDWSLQIAKRGDQRQMETWQRLGTYVAGLALADAGIRDNEDLCATMDMVVAAGGGERDVAVDSDILAASEQRDDFDVLLNEKLTTELRPTLFLAQLSNLLAGNISIVHKVTGSSRTFMGEEGAGVSAIETAAARIRSGQSTHMLVGGAFQTEHPDMLLGYELAGYLHRGDWKPVWQRQDAEGGGIVSGSGGAFLVLESREHAEKRGQRIYATLGPVASGRARRDKGELASAIGKLLNVTDLPAEGFLTISGASGAHKATETEKAAFDEKDNVALRAFSTLTGHLKEAQFPFAVALAALAVSNRASYPAFEADEKPFEGQLKSVLATTIGYHHFEGMALVSALD; the protein is encoded by the coding sequence ATGAGCGCTCGCGACGTCGTCATCACCGGCATCGGCCTCGTCTCCTCTCTGGGAGAAGGTGCTGATGCGCATTGGCTGAAACTGTCCGCCCCCGGCACGAAGCCGGTGGTGGATAGCGAGCGTTTCGCGCCCTACACGATCCATCCCCTGCCCGAGATCGACTGGAGTCTGCAGATCGCCAAGCGTGGCGACCAGCGCCAGATGGAAACATGGCAGCGCCTCGGCACCTACGTTGCCGGCCTTGCGCTCGCGGATGCCGGCATCCGCGACAACGAAGACCTGTGCGCAACCATGGATATGGTGGTGGCGGCAGGCGGCGGCGAACGCGACGTGGCCGTCGATTCCGACATTCTGGCCGCTTCCGAACAGCGCGACGACTTCGATGTCCTGCTCAACGAAAAGCTGACCACGGAACTGCGCCCCACCCTCTTCCTGGCGCAGCTTTCCAACCTGCTGGCCGGCAACATTTCGATCGTTCACAAGGTTACCGGCTCTTCGCGCACCTTCATGGGCGAGGAAGGTGCCGGCGTCTCGGCGATCGAGACGGCAGCCGCCCGCATCCGCTCCGGACAGTCGACGCACATGCTGGTTGGCGGCGCGTTCCAGACCGAGCATCCCGATATGCTGCTGGGCTATGAGCTCGCCGGCTATCTGCATCGCGGCGACTGGAAACCGGTCTGGCAAAGGCAGGACGCAGAAGGCGGCGGCATCGTCTCCGGCTCCGGCGGCGCCTTCCTTGTGCTGGAAAGCCGCGAGCATGCCGAGAAACGTGGACAGCGCATCTATGCAACGCTCGGCCCCGTGGCCAGTGGCCGCGCCCGCCGCGACAAGGGCGAACTGGCCTCTGCCATCGGCAAGCTGCTCAATGTCACCGACCTGCCCGCTGAGGGTTTCCTGACCATTTCCGGTGCATCCGGCGCCCACAAGGCGACGGAGACGGAAAAAGCTGCCTTCGACGAAAAGGACAATGTCGCGCTGCGCGCCTTCTCGACACTGACCGGCCACCTCAAGGAAGCGCAGTTCCCGTTCGCGGTGGCGCTTGCGGCTCTTGCCGTCAGCAACAGGGCCTCCTATCCGGCTTTCGAAGCGGATGAGAAGCCTTTCGAGGGGCAGCTGAAATCCGTTCTGGCAACGACCATCGGCTATCACCATTTCGAGGGCATGGCGCTGGTCAGCGCCCTCGACTGA
- a CDS encoding FixH family protein: protein MASLGRYLLISAAITAVLIAVIAAAYLFGYAGGAGGNELARAKSSERGLFSVSMKPETGAVRIGETQAWLVTIRMKSGQPVENAAIHVAGGMAEQNQGLPTSPQATDYLGGGSYRIQGVKFPTPGWWQLRLWIFAAAGTDSVIFNVVL from the coding sequence TTGGCATCCCTGGGACGCTATCTTCTCATTTCAGCCGCCATCACGGCTGTGCTCATCGCTGTTATCGCTGCCGCCTATCTGTTCGGATATGCGGGAGGAGCAGGCGGCAATGAGCTGGCGCGTGCAAAATCCAGCGAAAGAGGATTGTTCAGCGTTTCCATGAAGCCTGAAACGGGTGCGGTGCGCATTGGCGAAACGCAGGCCTGGCTGGTTACGATCAGGATGAAATCCGGTCAGCCGGTCGAAAACGCGGCGATTCACGTTGCCGGCGGCATGGCGGAGCAGAATCAGGGCCTTCCGACCAGCCCGCAGGCGACCGACTATCTGGGCGGCGGCAGCTACCGCATTCAGGGTGTGAAATTTCCGACGCCCGGCTGGTGGCAACTGCGGCTTTGGATATTTGCGGCGGCCGGAACCGACAGCGTCATTTTCAACGTTGTCCTGTAA
- a CDS encoding Lrp/AsnC family transcriptional regulator: protein MEDQLDRIDRNILFALAQEARLSMAELAAKVGLSKTPVQARVRKLENEGFIRGYSAIIDRERMGEGHVAFVQVKLSDTRSAALDEFNRAVQAVREIEQCHMMAASFDYLLKVRTRDIASYRRVLGERISALPHVAQTSTFVAMETVKDR, encoded by the coding sequence ATGGAAGACCAACTGGACCGCATCGATCGCAACATTCTCTTTGCTCTCGCGCAGGAGGCACGGCTTTCCATGGCCGAACTGGCGGCAAAGGTCGGCCTTTCCAAAACGCCGGTGCAGGCACGCGTCAGGAAGCTTGAGAATGAGGGCTTCATCCGCGGCTACAGCGCCATCATCGATCGCGAACGCATGGGTGAAGGCCATGTCGCCTTCGTGCAGGTGAAACTGTCGGACACGCGCTCCGCCGCCCTCGACGAGTTCAACCGCGCGGTTCAGGCCGTTCGCGAGATCGAGCAGTGCCACATGATGGCGGCGAGCTTCGATTATCTCCTGAAGGTTCGCACCCGCGACATCGCCAGCTATCGCCGCGTGCTGGGCGAGCGCATATCGGCCCTGCCGCATGTGGCGCAGACATCGACCTTCGTCGCCATGGAAACGGTCAAGGACAGGTAG
- a CDS encoding GFA family protein translates to MTSLDIREADGACHCGAVRFHVRLRDGLHSARRCTCSYCRMRGAVAVTAELGDLDILSGQDKLTLYQFNTDTAKHYFCSVCGIYTHHQRRSNPNEFGVNAACLQGVSPFDFAEVVVTDGINHPSDGARKGSGIAGVLKFIATTA, encoded by the coding sequence ATGACCAGCCTCGATATTCGGGAGGCCGATGGCGCCTGCCATTGCGGCGCCGTCCGGTTCCATGTGCGCTTGCGTGACGGGCTGCACTCCGCGCGCCGCTGCACCTGTTCCTACTGCCGCATGCGCGGCGCGGTCGCCGTAACTGCCGAACTCGGTGACCTCGATATTCTCAGCGGTCAGGACAAGCTCACCCTCTACCAGTTCAACACGGACACCGCGAAACACTATTTCTGTTCGGTCTGCGGCATCTACACCCATCACCAGAGGCGTTCCAACCCGAACGAATTCGGCGTGAATGCCGCATGCCTTCAGGGCGTGAGCCCGTTCGACTTCGCTGAAGTTGTCGTGACCGATGGTATCAATCACCCTTCGGACGGTGCCCGGAAAGGATCAGGGATAGCCGGTGTGCTGAAATTCATTGCCACGACGGCCTGA
- a CDS encoding histidine phosphatase family protein has translation MLRYVILLVALMSPLPALATDAGWAALREGGHVVLLRHAMISGTTEPANFDIDKCNTQRNLSDRGRQQARKIGALFGARAARVERVESSRYCRALETARLAFGMQPEALEALDPLSDDAEARARQKEMILEQIRTYSGSDLLVLVTHLENIQEITGVSPREGEVVIVAPQGDGVRVLGRVVF, from the coding sequence ATGCTCCGGTATGTAATCCTTCTGGTTGCGCTTATGTCTCCTCTTCCGGCCCTCGCCACCGATGCGGGCTGGGCGGCGTTGCGCGAGGGCGGACACGTCGTTCTGCTGCGCCATGCGATGATCAGTGGAACTACGGAACCGGCCAATTTCGACATCGACAAATGCAACACCCAGCGCAACCTGTCGGACCGTGGCAGGCAGCAGGCCCGCAAGATCGGTGCACTGTTCGGCGCGCGCGCCGCGCGTGTGGAGCGGGTGGAATCGAGCCGCTATTGCCGGGCGCTGGAAACCGCACGCCTCGCCTTCGGCATGCAGCCGGAAGCACTTGAGGCTCTCGACCCGCTGAGCGACGACGCGGAGGCCCGTGCCCGGCAAAAAGAGATGATCCTCGAACAGATTCGTACCTATTCAGGCTCGGACCTTCTCGTCCTCGTGACCCATCTGGAAAACATCCAGGAAATCACCGGCGTTTCGCCCCGCGAGGGTGAGGTCGTCATCGTTGCCCCGCAGGGTGACGGTGTGCGGGTTCTGGGTCGGGTGGTGTTCTGA
- a CDS encoding beta-ketoacyl-ACP synthase, with protein sequence MTKFTDHLGRPVVAVTGIGVVTSLGVGKKDNWEALTAGRSGIHPITRFPVDHLNTRIAGTVDFLASSSKGASALTYELAETAAEEAVAEAGLAIDDFGGPLFLASPPVELDWHDRLALYRNGDDKPAPDRLLEVARNLNSLEMFDSSQFATIADRLADRFGATGLPITLSTACASGATAIQLGVEAIRRGEANRALSIGADGSATAEALIRFSLLSALSTSNDAPEKASKPFSKDRDGFVLAEGSAALVLESLEAATARGATVLGIIRGCGEKADDFHRTRSKPDASPAIAAVRAALDDAGLGEDGIDYVNAHGTSTPENDKMEHLSLSTVFGEHINRMLVSSNKSMIGHTLSAAGAIEAAFSIMTMREGVIPPTINYDNPDPAITFDVVPNVKREAEVRTVLSNSFGFGGQNTCLVMAREPV encoded by the coding sequence ATGACGAAATTCACGGATCATCTTGGACGTCCCGTCGTCGCCGTCACCGGCATCGGCGTTGTGACCTCGCTCGGCGTCGGCAAGAAGGACAACTGGGAAGCGCTGACCGCCGGCAGGTCCGGCATTCATCCCATCACCCGCTTCCCGGTCGATCACCTCAACACCCGCATTGCCGGCACCGTCGATTTTCTCGCCTCGTCCTCCAAGGGCGCGAGCGCGCTGACCTATGAGCTGGCTGAAACCGCGGCTGAGGAAGCCGTGGCCGAGGCGGGCCTTGCCATTGATGATTTCGGCGGCCCCCTGTTCCTCGCCTCCCCGCCGGTCGAACTGGACTGGCACGACCGGCTGGCGCTCTACAGGAACGGCGACGACAAGCCCGCGCCGGATCGGCTGCTGGAAGTGGCGCGCAACCTCAATTCGCTGGAAATGTTCGATTCTTCGCAGTTCGCGACGATTGCCGACAGGCTGGCGGACCGTTTCGGCGCGACCGGCCTGCCGATCACGCTGTCGACCGCCTGCGCCTCCGGCGCAACCGCCATCCAGCTTGGCGTCGAGGCGATCCGGCGCGGCGAAGCCAACCGCGCCCTGTCCATCGGCGCTGATGGCTCGGCAACCGCCGAGGCGCTGATCCGTTTCTCGCTGCTGTCGGCGCTGTCCACCAGCAACGATGCGCCGGAAAAGGCATCAAAGCCCTTCTCGAAGGACCGCGACGGCTTCGTTCTGGCCGAAGGCTCCGCTGCGCTGGTGCTGGAATCGCTGGAAGCCGCGACGGCGCGTGGAGCCACCGTGCTGGGCATCATCCGCGGTTGCGGTGAAAAGGCCGACGACTTCCACCGCACCCGCTCCAAGCCGGATGCTTCGCCGGCCATCGCCGCCGTGCGTGCAGCCCTTGACGATGCGGGACTTGGCGAGGACGGCATCGACTACGTCAACGCCCACGGCACCTCGACACCTGAAAACGACAAGATGGAGCATCTGTCGCTGTCGACCGTATTCGGCGAGCACATCAACCGCATGCTGGTCTCATCCAACAAATCGATGATCGGCCACACGCTCTCCGCCGCCGGCGCGATCGAGGCCGCTTTCTCGATCATGACCATGCGCGAGGGCGTCATTCCGCCGACCATCAACTATGACAATCCCGACCCTGCGATCACATTCGACGTCGTGCCGAATGTGAAGCGGGAAGCCGAGGTGCGCACGGTGCTGTCGAACTCCTTCGGGTTTGGCGGCCAGAACACCTGCCTTGTCATGGCGCGGGAACCTGTCTAA